The Deltaproteobacteria bacterium genome contains a region encoding:
- the ychF gene encoding redox-regulated ATPase YchF → MKVGIVGFARAGKTTIFNALTGLHAAVGGYTDPGKPNLGTIKVPDPRIDRLSEMFTPRKTTYAEIVFVDFPGGTGDNGGSALDAAAIVQMRDADALVQIVRGFTDPISGDAAAPARDIENFRSELILADLAVIEKRIERLKREKGKEREHDLLQRCQQALEAEQPLRSVSLAPEEERALAGFGFLSRAPLLVVLNVGEADATTALPADVQTVLTRDGISGLVLCGQIEMEVAALDAVDRAPFLADLGITEPARDRFIRAAYGLLDLISFLTAGEDEVRAWTIKRGTPAVKAAGKIHSDIERGFIRAEVVHYDDFVTHGSDAKCREAGKLRLEGKEYVVRDGDITHFRFNV, encoded by the coding sequence ATGAAAGTTGGCATCGTCGGGTTTGCGCGCGCCGGCAAGACCACCATCTTCAACGCGCTGACGGGATTGCATGCCGCCGTCGGCGGCTACACCGATCCCGGCAAACCGAATCTCGGCACCATCAAGGTACCCGACCCGCGCATCGACCGCCTCAGTGAGATGTTCACGCCGCGCAAGACCACGTATGCCGAGATTGTTTTTGTCGACTTCCCCGGCGGCACCGGCGACAACGGCGGCAGTGCGCTGGACGCGGCGGCGATCGTGCAAATGCGTGACGCCGATGCGCTGGTGCAGATCGTGCGTGGCTTCACCGACCCGATCAGCGGCGACGCTGCGGCGCCCGCGCGCGACATCGAGAACTTTCGTAGCGAGTTGATTCTCGCCGACCTCGCGGTGATCGAGAAACGGATCGAGCGGCTCAAAAGGGAAAAAGGTAAGGAGCGCGAGCACGACTTGTTGCAGCGCTGCCAGCAGGCCTTGGAGGCCGAACAACCGCTGCGCAGTGTGTCCCTGGCGCCTGAGGAGGAGCGCGCGCTCGCCGGGTTCGGTTTCCTCAGCCGCGCGCCGCTCTTGGTGGTGCTCAACGTTGGCGAGGCCGATGCCACCACCGCGCTGCCCGCCGACGTGCAAACCGTCCTGACCCGCGACGGCATCAGCGGGCTCGTGTTATGCGGCCAGATCGAAATGGAGGTCGCCGCGCTCGACGCAGTCGACCGCGCACCGTTTCTCGCCGATCTCGGCATCACGGAGCCCGCCCGTGACCGCTTCATTCGCGCCGCCTACGGGCTGCTCGACCTGATCAGCTTTCTCACCGCCGGCGAAGACGAAGTGCGCGCGTGGACGATCAAGCGTGGTACCCCCGCCGTGAAGGCGGCGGGCAAGATCCACAGCGACATCGAGCGCGGCTTCATCCGCGCCGAAGTCGTCCACTACGACGACTTTGTCACGCACGGCAGCGACGCCAAGTGCCGCGAGGCCGGCAAACTGCGCCTCGAAGGCAAAGAGTATGTCGTCCGCGACGGCGACATCACTCACTTCCGCTTCAACGTGTGA